A genomic stretch from Candidatus Methylomirabilota bacterium includes:
- a CDS encoding Zn-ribbon domain-containing OB-fold protein, which produces MIEIEQHWDIHYRHAAGETGSHFFRALREKRLLGRRCPQCRRVLLPPRGFCDRCFAATGEWVEVAPDGVLEAFTVVAQKFTGMPDPPYVVAYVRLRNADTAMVNYLRGVDLSDVRAAAQRLAVGMPVRAIFTARPEGRMTDFWFEPAR; this is translated from the coding sequence GTGATCGAGATCGAGCAACATTGGGATATCCACTACCGTCACGCCGCCGGCGAGACGGGCAGCCACTTCTTCCGGGCGCTGCGTGAGAAGCGCCTTCTCGGCCGCCGCTGCCCGCAGTGCCGGCGCGTGCTCCTGCCCCCCCGCGGCTTCTGCGACCGCTGCTTCGCCGCCACCGGCGAGTGGGTGGAGGTCGCGCCCGACGGGGTGCTGGAGGCGTTCACGGTGGTGGCTCAGAAGTTTACGGGCATGCCCGACCCGCCCTACGTGGTGGCGTATGTGCGGCTCAGGAACGCCGACACGGCGATGGTGAACTACCTCCGCGGCGTCGATCTCTCCGACGTGCGGGCGGCGGCCCAGCGGCTCGCCGTCGGGATGCCGGTCCGCGCGATCTTCACCGCGCGGCCCGAGGGGCGGATGACCGACTTCTGGTTCGAGCCGGCGCGGTGA
- a CDS encoding thiolase family protein produces the protein MSERVAVVGVSQVGYASAITDRTLEELIFEAASGALADARLAWSDLDAVVIGASDLVDGRVISSMVTAPPAGGYMKDLLAVASSAEHAFVLAYLRLASGLGHTALVAGWSKCSEAPIPLVEQLSLDPFYRRHVGMDGLVAAAIQAAAYRDRYGLEEAAAARVVVKNRASGVRNPHAERRQAVTANDVLVSPMVVWPLKALETSPLSDGACALVLARGERADTLRCPAAQVRGVGWASATYWREPEELVDSRALAAAAERAYRMAGVRDPRREFAVAEVYDVTPYHELMAYEGLGFCGPGEGARFAAAGEVSVNPSGGLLCAHPFFASGLVRIAEACLQVTGRADGHQVVRARRAVAHGASGLAGQAHTVVVLEGEA, from the coding sequence GTGTCCGAGCGCGTAGCAGTGGTGGGCGTGAGCCAGGTCGGGTATGCGAGCGCCATCACCGACCGCACGCTCGAGGAGCTGATCTTCGAGGCGGCGAGCGGTGCCCTCGCCGACGCCCGCCTCGCCTGGAGCGATCTCGACGCCGTCGTGATCGGCGCCTCCGATCTCGTCGACGGACGTGTCATCTCGAGCATGGTGACGGCGCCGCCGGCGGGCGGCTACATGAAGGACCTGCTGGCGGTAGCGTCGAGCGCGGAGCACGCCTTCGTGCTCGCCTACCTGCGCCTGGCCTCCGGCCTCGGCCACACCGCGCTGGTGGCCGGCTGGAGCAAGTGCTCGGAGGCGCCCATCCCGCTCGTGGAGCAGCTCAGCCTCGACCCCTTCTACCGACGGCACGTGGGGATGGACGGTCTGGTGGCGGCTGCAATCCAGGCCGCAGCCTACCGCGACCGCTACGGGCTGGAGGAGGCGGCGGCGGCGCGCGTGGTGGTGAAGAACCGGGCGAGCGGCGTCCGGAACCCTCACGCCGAGCGCCGGCAGGCCGTGACCGCGAACGACGTTCTCGTCTCGCCGATGGTGGTGTGGCCCCTCAAGGCGCTCGAGACGTCGCCCCTGTCGGATGGGGCCTGCGCGCTCGTGCTCGCCCGCGGGGAGCGCGCCGACACGCTCCGGTGTCCGGCGGCGCAGGTGCGGGGCGTGGGCTGGGCCTCGGCGACCTACTGGCGGGAGCCGGAGGAACTCGTCGACTCCCGCGCGCTGGCGGCGGCCGCGGAGCGCGCGTACCGGATGGCCGGCGTGCGGGACCCGCGCCGCGAGTTCGCCGTGGCCGAGGTGTACGATGTCACCCCGTACCACGAGCTCATGGCGTACGAGGGGCTGGGCTTCTGCGGCCCCGGTGAGGGCGCGCGCTTCGCCGCCGCCGGCGAGGTCAGCGTCAATCCCTCCGGAGGCCTCCTCTGCGCGCACCCGTTCTTCGCCTCCGGCCTCGTGCGGATCGCCGAGGCCTGTCTTCAAGTCACGGGCCGCGCCGACGGCCACCAGGTAGTGCGCGCGCGGCGCGCGGTCGCCCACGGTGCCAGCGGGCTCGCCGGCCAGGCCCACACGGTGGTCGTCCTCGAAGGCGAGGCGTGA
- a CDS encoding thiolase family protein, producing MRRVAIVGVGQTEHRFRRDDVTYPELAREAVARALAHAGLEVRDIEAAVLALAPDALMGVAHAERWVADALGVADKPFMRVNTGGSTGITTVHAAYFHVASGMFDCVLAAGADRVGESGDAQLVLNTMWDVLYERPFPLNAINMLALQAVRYMAKYGTTEYHMALAAVKNRRHALRNPHAHLRKEVTVEEVLASRVICWPIKLFDACPQSTGGCALVLCSEEVARRLPGPKAWIDGVGNCVETYFMGDRMGPAAEHDHADADALAEAIARAYRQAGIRDPWREIDVAELYAPFSNIELHVIEAARLCDKGQAGPLLEKGEFHLGSRQPVNPSGGVLCANPIAVTAMVRVAEAALQVMAHAGERQVEGARTALATGIGGDHQFYGAVVLRGER from the coding sequence ATGCGGCGCGTGGCTATCGTCGGCGTCGGCCAGACCGAGCACCGCTTCCGCCGGGACGACGTGACTTACCCCGAGCTGGCGCGGGAGGCCGTCGCGCGCGCGCTGGCCCATGCGGGCCTGGAGGTGCGCGACATCGAGGCGGCCGTGCTCGCCCTGGCGCCCGATGCGCTCATGGGCGTGGCCCACGCCGAGCGGTGGGTGGCCGACGCCCTCGGCGTGGCTGACAAGCCCTTCATGCGCGTCAACACCGGCGGGTCCACGGGGATCACCACCGTGCACGCCGCCTACTTCCACGTGGCGTCCGGCATGTTCGACTGCGTACTGGCGGCGGGGGCCGACCGGGTGGGGGAAAGCGGCGACGCCCAGCTCGTCCTGAACACGATGTGGGACGTCCTCTACGAGCGGCCCTTCCCGCTCAACGCCATCAACATGCTGGCGCTCCAGGCCGTGCGCTACATGGCGAAGTACGGCACGACGGAGTACCACATGGCGCTGGCCGCGGTGAAGAACCGGCGCCACGCGCTCCGGAACCCTCACGCCCACCTCCGGAAGGAGGTGACGGTGGAGGAGGTTCTCGCCTCGCGGGTGATCTGCTGGCCCATCAAGCTCTTCGACGCCTGCCCGCAGTCCACGGGAGGCTGCGCCCTGGTTCTCTGCTCGGAAGAGGTCGCGCGCCGGCTGCCGGGGCCGAAGGCGTGGATCGATGGCGTCGGCAACTGCGTGGAGACCTACTTCATGGGGGACCGCATGGGTCCGGCCGCCGAGCACGACCACGCCGACGCCGACGCCCTCGCCGAGGCCATCGCCCGGGCCTACCGCCAGGCCGGGATCCGCGACCCCTGGCGGGAGATCGACGTGGCCGAGCTCTACGCGCCCTTCAGCAACATCGAGCTTCACGTCATCGAGGCGGCGCGGCTGTGTGACAAGGGGCAGGCGGGACCGCTCCTCGAGAAGGGCGAGTTCCACCTGGGGAGCCGCCAGCCTGTCAACCCGTCGGGCGGGGTGCTGTGCGCGAATCCCATTGCCGTCACCGCCATGGTCCGCGTGGCGGAGGCTGCGCTGCAGGTGATGGCCCATGCGGGCGAGCGGCAGGTGGAGGGGGCGCGGACGGCGCTTGCCACCGGCATCGGCGGCGACCACCAGTTTTATGGAGCCGTGGTCTTGCGAGGGGAACGATGA
- a CDS encoding ATP-binding cassette domain-containing protein translates to MSTAPPTPRRKIGIAHLSHAFEIDGRTVPVLADVTLDVAEGEFLAIVGPSGCGKSTLLNIVSGLFLPSTGHVSVNGVPVQGINPRIGYMFARDALLPWRTSLANVVFGPELAGEPPERREAKARDLLRLTGLAGP, encoded by the coding sequence TTGTCAACGGCGCCCCCCACGCCGCGTCGCAAGATCGGCATCGCGCATCTCTCCCACGCCTTCGAGATCGACGGCCGTACGGTGCCGGTGCTGGCCGACGTCACCCTCGACGTGGCGGAGGGCGAGTTCCTCGCCATCGTGGGACCGAGCGGCTGCGGCAAGTCGACGCTCCTCAACATCGTCTCCGGACTCTTCCTGCCGTCCACCGGGCACGTGAGTGTAAACGGTGTCCCCGTCCAGGGCATCAACCCGCGCATCGGCTACATGTTCGCCCGTGACGCGCTGCTGCCCTGGCGCACGAGCCTCGCCAACGTCGTGTTCGGCCCGGAGCTCGCAGGGGAGCCGCCGGAGCGGCGAGAGGCGAAGGCGCGGGACCTCCTCCGGCTCACCGGACTCGCGGGGCCGTGA
- a CDS encoding enoyl-CoA hydratase/isomerase family protein, with translation MSVGQVLGSVADEVRLERDGPVATITFNRPGDQNRLTRDVLLALQGIVDRLADDEEIQAIVVTGTGNQFFSMGILNPAVRASYTKDQILELVRVANRLYDAIEALPQIVIVALNGAARAGAAELALACDIRLAAAHATFALPEALWGGFPGAGGPVRLPVIVGRARALEIICTGRELGAAEMERLGLVLAVHPAERLLPEAHALATRICASGPLATRGAKRIMNVRMASGFTAARALSDALRHALEWSRDVDEGLAAHREGRQPRFTGR, from the coding sequence GTGAGCGTCGGACAGGTTCTGGGCTCCGTCGCCGACGAAGTCAGGCTGGAGCGCGACGGCCCGGTCGCCACGATCACGTTCAACCGGCCCGGGGACCAGAACCGGCTCACGCGGGACGTCCTCCTCGCCCTCCAGGGCATCGTCGACCGCCTCGCCGATGACGAGGAGATCCAGGCGATCGTCGTGACGGGCACGGGGAATCAGTTCTTCTCCATGGGGATCCTGAACCCCGCCGTGCGCGCCTCCTACACCAAGGACCAAATCCTGGAGCTCGTCCGGGTCGCCAACCGGCTCTACGACGCCATCGAGGCGCTTCCACAAATCGTCATCGTCGCCCTGAACGGCGCCGCCCGGGCCGGCGCCGCCGAGCTCGCGCTGGCGTGCGATATCCGGCTGGCCGCGGCGCACGCCACGTTCGCGCTGCCCGAGGCGCTCTGGGGCGGCTTCCCGGGCGCCGGCGGTCCCGTGCGTCTGCCCGTGATCGTCGGCCGGGCGCGGGCCCTCGAGATCATCTGCACCGGGCGCGAGCTCGGTGCCGCGGAGATGGAGCGGCTCGGACTCGTGCTCGCCGTCCACCCGGCGGAGCGATTGCTCCCCGAAGCGCACGCGCTCGCCACCCGCATCTGCGCGAGCGGGCCCCTCGCCACGCGCGGCGCCAAGCGCATCATGAACGTGCGCATGGCTTCTGGATTTACCGCGGCCCGCGCGCTGTCGGACGCGCTCCGCCACGCGCTCGAATGGAGCCGGGACGTCGACGAGGGCCTGGCGGCGCATCGCGAGGGCCGGCAGCCGCGCTTCACCGGGCGCTGA